TTCATGGCCAAGGACAAGATCGTCGCTCCGGGCAACGCCGAGTACGCCCAGAACCAGTCCCTGACGGACTTCGCCAAGGGCCGGACGGCGATGGTCCTGTGGCAGGCCGCCGCCACCACGTTCGCAGCCCAGGGCATGAAGCCGGAGGACTGGGGCGTCGCCCCCGTCCCCGTGCCCGCCGGCGCGCCTGGCGCGGGCAAGCAGACCAACTCCATGGTGGCCGGGATCAACATGGCGGTGTTCAGGAACACCAGGAACATCGACGGTGCGAAGAAGTTCGTGAAGTTCATGACGAGCGACGAGGAACAGAAGATCCTCTGCAAGACCTACGGCTCGATCCCGCCGGTCAAGGCCGCGCAGTCGGATCCCGCCTTCGCGGCGCCCGAGCTGAAGGTCCTGCGCGACACCCTCGCCACCAGTGCCGCTCCGCTCCCCCAGGTGCCGAACGAGTCGCAGTTCGAGACGGCGGTGGGCACCGCGGTCAAGGAGCTGTTCGCGGACGCCGCGGCCGGCACTCCCGTCACCACAGAATCCGTCAGGGCGCGCCTCGAAAAGGCCCAGCAGACGATGCAGGGTTGAGGCTCTGTCCATGACGACCACCGTGACCACGGACCCCGGGACCGACAGGTCCAGCAGGGGTACGAGCCGGGGCAGCGGGGGTGCGCGCCGCGGAATGCCGCGCATCCCCGACCGGATCCGCCGCGGCGGACTGCCCTATCTCCTGCTCCTCCCCGCCGTCCTGCTCGAACTCCTCATCCATCTGATCCCGATGATCGTCGGCATCGTGATGAGCTTCCGTCAGCTCACCCAGTTCTTCATCAGCAACTGGGGGGCAGCCCCCTGGACGGGCCTGGAGAACTACGAGATCGCCGTCGACTTCGACGCGCCGATCGGTGAGGCCCTGCTCCACTCCTTCTTCGTCACCTGCGTCTTCACGTTCTTCGCCGTCGGCCTGGCATGGCTGTTCGGCGTCACCGCGGCGATCATGCTGCAGGAGAGCTTCCGCGGCCGGGGCTTCCTGCGCGCGCTCTTCCTCGTCCCGTACGCCCTGCCGGTCTACGCGGCCGTCATCACCTGGGCCTTCATGTTCCAGCGGGACAACGGGCTGGTGAACCACGTCCTGCACGACCAGTTGGGCATCACCGACCAGCCGTCCTTCTGGCTGATCGGCGACAACAGCATCTACGCGCTCATCGTCGTCTCGGTCTGGAAGGGCTGGCCGTTCGCCTTCCTCATGCTGATGGCCGCGTTGCAGAACATCCCCCGCGAGCTGTACGAGGCCGCCGCCATCGACGGCGCGGGCGTCCGGCAGCAGATTCGCAGGATCACGATGCCCTCTCTGCGGCCCGTCAACCAGGTCCTCGTGCTCGTCCTGTTCCTCTGGACGTTCAACGACTTCAACACGCCGTACGTGCTGTTCGGCAAGGCGGCTCCCGCGGACGCGGACCTCATCTCGATCCACATCTACCAGTCGTCCTTCGTCACCTGGAACTTCGGCACCGGTTCGGCGATGTCCGTCCTGCTGCTGCTGTTCCTCCTGGTCGTGACGGCCGTCTACCTGTTCCTCACGTCCCGAGGAAGGAAGGGCTCCCATGCCTAGCCGCGACGGTGCCCGAGCCGCCCGGTCCCCGATGGCCGCACCGCGGTCCTTCCTGTGGAC
The DNA window shown above is from Streptomyces sp. Alt3 and carries:
- a CDS encoding carbohydrate ABC transporter permease; translation: MTTTVTTDPGTDRSSRGTSRGSGGARRGMPRIPDRIRRGGLPYLLLLPAVLLELLIHLIPMIVGIVMSFRQLTQFFISNWGAAPWTGLENYEIAVDFDAPIGEALLHSFFVTCVFTFFAVGLAWLFGVTAAIMLQESFRGRGFLRALFLVPYALPVYAAVITWAFMFQRDNGLVNHVLHDQLGITDQPSFWLIGDNSIYALIVVSVWKGWPFAFLMLMAALQNIPRELYEAAAIDGAGVRQQIRRITMPSLRPVNQVLVLVLFLWTFNDFNTPYVLFGKAAPADADLISIHIYQSSFVTWNFGTGSAMSVLLLLFLLVVTAVYLFLTSRGRKGSHA